One stretch of Vulgatibacter sp. DNA includes these proteins:
- the secG gene encoding preprotein translocase subunit SecG, with protein sequence MELAISILHVLVCIFLVLTILLQAGKGASVGAAFGGAGSQTVFGGRGAQTFLSKLTTAAAAIFFITSLALSYASTAGGTGSLLEGETAAPAAAPAPTTGEAKPETPPTTRAPADAGGAQPEAVEPAPEAAEPAPAAE encoded by the coding sequence ATGGAACTCGCGATCTCCATCCTGCACGTGCTCGTCTGCATCTTCCTCGTCCTGACCATCCTGCTGCAGGCGGGCAAGGGCGCGAGCGTCGGCGCCGCCTTCGGCGGTGCCGGCAGCCAGACCGTCTTCGGCGGCCGCGGCGCGCAGACCTTCCTCAGCAAATTGACCACCGCCGCAGCGGCGATCTTCTTCATCACCTCGCTGGCGCTCTCCTACGCCTCGACTGCCGGCGGTACCGGCTCGCTCCTCGAGGGCGAGACCGCGGCGCCCGCAGCCGCGCCGGCCCCGACCACCGGCGAGGCCAAGCCCGAGACCCCGCCCACCACCAGGGCCCCTGCCGACGCAGGTGGCGCGCAGCCCGAGGCGGTCGAGCCCGCCCCCGAGGCGGCAGAGCCTGCGCCCGCAGCGGAGTAG